Proteins from a genomic interval of Gluconacetobacter diazotrophicus PA1 5:
- a CDS encoding tetratricopeptide repeat protein, translated as MGALIAALWLAVAAPARAAPPPTVPSPPAAPPSSALSARHGSSADELALLTAELARATSRGTAAALEVGLEQARLRPLSPTTRLLLRRAQGHLAAGKPVDAVEDLDDALVLQPDAAILWRDRAQARLAARDLDGAVTDLGVALQHDDHDAVAWQVLSTVEEQRGDWQAAYRAWQHVMVLDPMTEGGRAHGEKLHLRAYGQPT; from the coding sequence ATGGGTGCCCTGATCGCGGCGCTATGGCTGGCTGTCGCGGCACCCGCGCGGGCGGCCCCTCCACCCACCGTGCCGTCCCCTCCGGCCGCGCCGCCTTCCTCCGCTCTCTCCGCCCGGCATGGTTCCAGCGCGGACGAACTGGCGCTGCTGACGGCGGAACTGGCGCGGGCCACGTCCCGCGGTACGGCCGCCGCGCTGGAAGTCGGTTTGGAACAGGCCCGGCTGCGCCCCCTGTCGCCCACCACCCGCCTGCTGCTGCGCCGTGCCCAGGGGCACCTGGCCGCCGGCAAGCCGGTCGATGCGGTCGAGGACCTGGACGATGCGCTGGTGCTTCAGCCGGATGCGGCCATCCTGTGGCGGGACCGCGCCCAGGCCCGGCTTGCGGCGCGCGACCTGGACGGCGCGGTGACCGACCTGGGCGTGGCGCTGCAGCATGACGACCATGACGCGGTCGCATGGCAGGTCCTCTCGACGGTCGAGGAACAGCGCGGCGACTGGCAGGCCGCCTACCGCGCCTGGCAGCACGTGATGGTCCTGGACCCGATGACCGAGGGCGGCCGCGCCCACGGCGAAAAGCTGCACCTGCGCGCCTACGGCCAGCCCACGTAA
- a CDS encoding class I SAM-dependent methyltransferase, giving the protein MTEEHDAAYRAFTARQYGMRAADYVSSTVHAGGADLDEIERAVAGRGLARVLDLGCGGGHVSYRAAPHVGQVVACDVTPDMLDAVARTAIERGLDNIVTQRAAAESLPFTDAAFDAVLCRFTAHHWRDIDAGLREARRVLKPDGLAIVVDVTAPADPLCDSWLQTLELLRDVSHARDYSVAEWTAAFGRAGFALQGVTPRRLRMEFASWVARARTPTERIDAIRSLQRAAPEIVAARFALEDDGSFLLDTTSFTVT; this is encoded by the coding sequence ATGACTGAAGAACACGACGCCGCATACCGGGCATTCACCGCGCGGCAGTACGGCATGCGCGCGGCGGATTACGTGTCGAGCACGGTTCATGCCGGCGGCGCGGACCTGGATGAGATCGAACGCGCCGTGGCAGGCAGGGGGCTGGCGCGCGTGCTGGACCTGGGCTGCGGTGGCGGGCATGTCAGCTATCGGGCGGCGCCCCATGTCGGGCAGGTCGTGGCCTGCGACGTGACGCCGGACATGCTGGACGCGGTCGCCCGGACCGCGATCGAACGCGGCCTGGACAATATCGTCACGCAGCGGGCAGCGGCCGAAAGCCTGCCCTTCACCGACGCCGCGTTCGACGCGGTGCTGTGCCGCTTCACCGCCCATCACTGGCGGGACATCGACGCCGGCCTGCGGGAGGCACGCCGGGTGCTGAAACCCGATGGCCTTGCGATTGTCGTGGATGTCACGGCCCCGGCCGACCCGCTGTGCGACAGTTGGCTGCAGACGCTGGAACTGCTGCGCGACGTGTCGCACGCACGCGATTACAGCGTCGCCGAATGGACCGCCGCCTTCGGCCGCGCCGGATTCGCATTGCAGGGCGTAACGCCGCGCCGGCTGCGGATGGAATTCGCAAGCTGGGTCGCCCGGGCCCGGACGCCGACCGAACGAATCGACGCGATCCGGTCCCTTCAGCGCGCGGCACCCGAAATCGTCGCCGCGCGATTCGCACTCGAGGATGACGGCAGCTTCCTGCTGGACACCACCAGCTTCACGGTGACCTGA
- a CDS encoding regulatory protein RecX — MTKRVARDMTTRRRRADAPVPDRAALRAVALAHLARFGTTRAGLAQVLDRFLQRWARRAAQAGTLPEEIETQITPVRAQIDQVVRDMADLGAVDDAAFAGARARSLTRAGRSRRAVQAHLAVRGVEEDTLGSVLDETLGARGGQGQDTELAAALVFARRRRAGPFAPPSDAAEGEANGGAEDDRATRRRRVLEAMARAGFGRAVAEAALDMDPEEAEERVIRMKSA; from the coding sequence ATGACGAAACGTGTCGCCCGGGACATGACCACCCGCAGGCGCCGGGCGGATGCGCCGGTGCCCGATCGCGCCGCCCTGCGCGCGGTGGCGCTGGCGCATCTGGCGCGCTTCGGCACCACACGGGCCGGGCTGGCGCAGGTCCTGGATCGCTTCCTGCAACGCTGGGCCCGCCGTGCGGCCCAGGCCGGCACCCTGCCCGAGGAGATCGAGACCCAGATCACCCCCGTCCGCGCCCAGATCGACCAGGTGGTGCGCGACATGGCCGATCTGGGCGCGGTGGACGATGCCGCCTTCGCCGGCGCCCGCGCCCGGTCGCTGACCCGCGCGGGCCGGTCGCGCCGCGCGGTGCAGGCGCATCTGGCCGTAAGGGGGGTGGAAGAGGACACGCTCGGCTCCGTCCTGGACGAAACCCTGGGCGCGCGCGGCGGGCAGGGGCAGGATACCGAACTGGCGGCGGCGCTGGTGTTCGCGCGGCGCCGCCGCGCCGGCCCGTTCGCCCCCCCGTCCGATGCGGCGGAGGGGGAAGCGAACGGGGGGGCGGAGGACGACCGGGCCACCCGCCGCCGCCGGGTGCTGGAGGCCATGGCCCGCGCGGGCTTCGGCCGCGCCGTGGCCGAAGCGGCCCTGGACATGGACCCCGAGGAGGCCGAGGAACGGGTCATCCGGATGAAATCGGCATGA
- a CDS encoding CHAP domain-containing protein encodes MTGRPARLPTRLPWGARWLALCCMLPLADCGGGAGWNGRVQCAPYARSVTGLRLSGPAAGWWRQSAGYYAHSRVPEPGEVLVFRSTGRLPDGHVSVVRQVRGTRAILVDQANWVPGRIEHDIPIVDVSRANDWSAVRVWWQPVHSMGRTIYPTYGFISRDLPLRPSPDA; translated from the coding sequence ATGACGGGGCGTCCGGCGAGGCTTCCGACAAGGCTTCCCTGGGGCGCCCGCTGGCTGGCGCTGTGCTGCATGCTGCCGCTGGCGGATTGCGGCGGCGGCGCGGGATGGAACGGCAGGGTGCAGTGCGCGCCCTATGCGCGGTCGGTCACCGGGCTGCGGCTCAGCGGGCCGGCGGCGGGGTGGTGGCGGCAATCGGCGGGCTATTATGCCCATTCCCGGGTGCCCGAACCCGGCGAGGTCCTGGTCTTCCGCTCGACCGGCCGGCTGCCGGACGGCCATGTCTCGGTGGTCCGGCAGGTGCGCGGCACGCGGGCGATCCTGGTCGACCAGGCGAACTGGGTGCCCGGACGGATCGAACACGATATTCCGATCGTCGATGTGTCCCGCGCCAACGACTGGTCGGCGGTCAGGGTCTGGTGGCAACCGGTCCACAGCATGGGCAGGACAATCTATCCGACCTATGGTTTCATTTCCCGCGACCTGCCGTTACGCCCGTCCCCCGATGCCTGA
- a CDS encoding twin-arginine translocase TatA/TatE family subunit, giving the protein MGSLSIWHWLIVLAVVLVLFVGGGKISTLMGDVARGVKSFKKNMADDETMEGSTGSGGHIAPPGPAAGTVQRDASFSGTGRPSGSSTP; this is encoded by the coding sequence ATGGGTAGCTTGAGCATCTGGCACTGGCTGATCGTCCTGGCGGTCGTGCTGGTCCTGTTTGTCGGCGGCGGAAAGATCAGCACGCTGATGGGCGACGTCGCGCGCGGGGTCAAATCGTTCAAGAAGAACATGGCCGATGACGAAACCATGGAAGGCAGCACGGGCTCCGGCGGCCACATCGCCCCGCCCGGCCCCGCCGCCGGCACCGTGCAGCGTGATGCCAGCTTCTCGGGCACGGGGCGCCCGTCCGGCTCCTCCACGCCGTGA
- a CDS encoding methylthioribulose 1-phosphate dehydratase, translating to MDTMISTDPWAGAVQDIIAAGRRMDRFGWVPATAGNISRRLPDGRIAITRSGGHKGHLTADGVIEVTADGRAVRAGDRPSAETLLHCHVYEASPDVGAVLHGHSVASTVLSMMEQGDAILLSGYEVLKVFEGQQTHDTTVRLPVFDNDQDIARLSGVVAPYLGRMPAGYVIRGHGVYVWGGTMDVALARLEGLEFLLACELERRKVAR from the coding sequence ATGGACACGATGATTTCGACCGACCCGTGGGCCGGCGCGGTGCAGGATATTATCGCGGCCGGCCGGCGGATGGACCGGTTCGGCTGGGTGCCGGCCACGGCCGGCAATATCAGCCGCCGCCTGCCGGACGGGCGGATCGCCATCACCCGATCGGGCGGCCACAAGGGCCACCTGACCGCGGACGGGGTGATCGAGGTCACGGCGGACGGGCGCGCGGTGCGCGCCGGCGACCGGCCCAGCGCCGAAACCCTGCTGCATTGCCATGTCTATGAGGCGTCACCCGATGTGGGGGCCGTGCTGCACGGCCATTCCGTCGCCTCGACCGTGCTGTCGATGATGGAACAGGGCGATGCCATCCTGCTGTCGGGCTACGAGGTGCTGAAGGTGTTCGAGGGCCAGCAGACCCACGACACGACCGTGCGCCTGCCCGTCTTCGACAACGACCAGGACATCGCCCGCCTGTCCGGCGTCGTGGCGCCGTATCTGGGCCGGATGCCGGCGGGCTACGTCATTCGCGGCCACGGCGTGTATGTCTGGGGCGGGACGATGGACGTTGCCCTCGCCCGGCTCGAGGGCCTGGAATTCCTGCTGGCCTGCGAACTGGAAAGAAGGAAGGTCGCACGATGA
- a CDS encoding 1,2-dihydroxy-3-keto-5-methylthiopentene dioxygenase, translating into MSHLTVYRDDDPDDIVLRTDDAAVIADALRGIGARFERWDSPVVPPLDATPDAVLNTYRPYLDELMGETGAGSADVVRINAATPNLTALRDKFLSEHTHSEDEVRFFVHGSGNFVLHVDGRVYDVCCTAGDLISVPRGTPHWFDAGLSPDVVALRVFTDTTGWIADYTGDDIARRFPVS; encoded by the coding sequence ATGAGCCACCTGACCGTCTATCGCGACGACGACCCGGACGACATCGTCCTGCGGACCGACGACGCGGCCGTCATCGCCGACGCGTTGCGCGGCATCGGTGCGCGCTTCGAACGCTGGGACAGCCCCGTGGTGCCCCCGCTCGACGCCACGCCCGACGCGGTGCTGAACACCTACCGCCCCTATCTGGACGAGCTGATGGGTGAGACCGGGGCAGGGTCCGCCGACGTGGTGCGCATCAACGCCGCCACCCCCAACCTGACGGCCCTGCGCGACAAGTTCCTCTCCGAACATACGCATAGCGAGGACGAGGTCCGGTTCTTCGTCCATGGCAGCGGCAATTTCGTGCTGCATGTCGACGGCCGGGTCTATGACGTGTGCTGCACGGCCGGCGACCTGATCTCGGTCCCCCGGGGGACGCCCCACTGGTTCGATGCCGGGCTGTCTCCCGACGTGGTGGCGCTGCGCGTGTTCACCGACACGACCGGCTGGATCGCGGATTATACGGGCGACGACATCGCCCGGCGCTTTCCCGTTAGCTGA
- the mtnC gene encoding acireductone synthase — MVVTASTDAIDSVLLDIEGTTIPVAFVHQVLFPYARAAMPGLLAQRADDPAVRAAVADIAALAPGVPPLDQLNAWMDRDEKIGPLKALQGLAWEEGYRTGALRATLYPDVVPALRRWRAAGLRLAVYSSGSEAAQRLIYGHTTDGDVAGLFSGFYDLRIGGKRAAGSYRAILAETGWAAGRTLFLSDITAELDAAEEAGLRTCQLVRPEDGTVAGDRHPVATTLDDVARRFALPVAA; from the coding sequence ATGGTGGTGACGGCGTCCACGGACGCTATCGACTCGGTCCTGCTGGATATCGAAGGTACGACGATTCCCGTCGCCTTCGTGCACCAGGTGCTGTTTCCCTACGCCCGCGCGGCGATGCCCGGCCTGCTGGCCCAACGGGCGGACGATCCGGCGGTGCGCGCGGCCGTGGCCGATATCGCGGCGCTGGCCCCCGGCGTGCCCCCGCTGGACCAGTTGAACGCCTGGATGGACCGGGACGAGAAGATCGGACCGCTCAAGGCCCTGCAGGGCCTGGCTTGGGAAGAGGGGTATCGCACCGGCGCCCTGCGCGCGACGCTCTACCCGGACGTGGTGCCGGCACTGCGGCGCTGGCGGGCAGCGGGGCTGCGGCTCGCGGTCTATTCCTCGGGCTCCGAGGCCGCGCAGCGCCTGATCTACGGCCACACCACCGACGGCGACGTCGCCGGACTGTTTAGTGGTTTTTATGACCTGCGCATCGGTGGCAAGCGCGCGGCCGGCAGCTATCGCGCCATCCTGGCTGAAACCGGCTGGGCCGCCGGGCGCACGCTGTTCCTGTCCGACATCACGGCCGAACTGGATGCGGCGGAGGAAGCCGGCCTGCGCACCTGCCAGCTCGTCCGGCCGGAAGACGGCACCGTGGCTGGCGACCGCCATCCCGTCGCCACGACGCTGGACGACGTGGCACGCCGCTTCGCCCTGCCGGTTGCCGCATGA
- a CDS encoding bifunctional riboflavin kinase/FAD synthetase yields the protein MRAHLHTGWRHIPAEARGMAAALGNFDGVHLGHAHLVHLLHAARPDLGLAVVTFEPHPRELFRPQDPPFRLTLPEERLAALSALGVRHVFQIPFDAAFSAMSAERFVTDVLHEGLGLRHLGCGADFVFGHRRGGNVTFLADRAEELGIGLTAVPPLTDASGPYSSTRIRRLLQDGYPERAAEELGRAWSIRGVVQHGDKRGRLLGFPTANVPLGRHLEPARGVYAVTVRLADGRAWPGVANIGRRPTIDDGQESRLEVHLLDFDGDLYGQTLSVGLHTLLREERRFAGLDALKAQIAEDAATARAYLDTLSRTGT from the coding sequence ATGAGGGCGCACCTGCATACCGGCTGGCGCCATATCCCGGCCGAGGCGCGGGGCATGGCGGCGGCGCTGGGCAATTTCGACGGCGTGCATCTGGGCCATGCCCATCTGGTCCATCTGCTGCATGCGGCCCGGCCCGACCTGGGTCTGGCGGTGGTGACGTTCGAACCCCACCCGCGCGAACTGTTCCGCCCGCAGGACCCGCCCTTTCGCCTGACCCTGCCTGAGGAACGGCTGGCGGCGCTGTCCGCCCTGGGCGTGCGCCATGTGTTCCAGATCCCGTTCGACGCCGCCTTCAGCGCCATGAGCGCGGAACGCTTCGTGACCGACGTGCTGCACGAGGGGCTGGGCCTGCGCCATCTGGGCTGCGGCGCCGATTTCGTCTTCGGCCACCGGCGCGGCGGCAACGTCACCTTCCTGGCCGACCGGGCGGAGGAACTGGGCATCGGGCTGACCGCCGTTCCGCCTCTGACCGATGCCAGCGGTCCCTATTCCTCGACCCGCATCCGCCGTCTGCTGCAGGACGGCTATCCCGAACGCGCGGCCGAGGAACTGGGCCGCGCGTGGTCGATCCGCGGCGTGGTGCAGCATGGCGACAAGCGGGGGCGCCTGCTGGGCTTCCCCACCGCCAACGTGCCGCTGGGCCGGCACCTGGAACCGGCGCGGGGCGTGTATGCCGTGACCGTGCGCCTGGCCGACGGCCGCGCCTGGCCCGGCGTCGCCAATATCGGCCGCCGTCCGACCATCGATGACGGGCAGGAAAGCCGGCTGGAGGTCCATCTGCTGGATTTCGACGGCGACCTGTACGGCCAGACCCTGTCGGTCGGGCTGCACACCCTGCTGCGCGAGGAACGGCGCTTCGCCGGGCTGGACGCCCTGAAGGCCCAGATCGCCGAGGACGCCGCGACCGCGCGCGCGTACCTGGACACGCTTTCCCGTACCGGGACCTGA
- the ileS gene encoding isoleucine--tRNA ligase, which yields MTESKPQDLYRDTVFLPKTSFPMRGSLPKREPEILAHWARTGLDERLHAQAEGRPSFMLHDGPPYANGNLHIGHALNKILKDVINRAHRMAGFAVHYRPGWDCHGLPIEWKIEEEYRKTGRDKDSVPVLQFRAECRAYAQKWLDVQAAEFRRLGVQAEWDHRYATMDFSSEATIVEEIGRFLLNGLLYRGLRPVMWSPVEKTALAEAEIEYRDHESTTIHVAFPFIHDPTPGRALQDVSAVIWTTTPWTIPGNRAIAFGPEITYAVLRVDGVTDEAPLEPGARLLVAESLIAPFCAAAGITEHYVLYTLPGEALADAVCAHPLRGEGYDFEVPLLGGDFVTTDAGTGLVHMAPAHGEDDFALTVANGIEVPEIVLDDGRYADWVPLFAGTHVFKAADPVCAALSAAMERANQDGTAPAGLVARSTLVHSYPHSWRSRAPGSIILRRSGSYQWMETGTCAPSRCLALEGGGLTPRAGPKPTTSMGAGRAENISRQRAWGVPIAVFVEKRTGEVLRDPAVMQRIVDAFRTEGADVWYSAPAARFLGEDRNPDDYEQVFDIVDVWFESGSTHAFVLGRDGLPFPADLYLEGSDQHRGWFQSSLLESVGTRGVAPYRALVTNGFVLDEQGRKMSKSLGNVVAPQDVNDSLGADILRLWVMNSDTNDDLRIGGEILKQQGELYRRLRNTLRWLLGGLDGFTEAERVPYEQMPELEQWVLHRLTELGGQVAHAVRSHEWVGLYGAIHGFCASDLSAFYFDVRKDAIYCDGAGSLRRRAARTVLDHLHRCLCAWMAPVLVFTAEEAWTARFGEADSVHLQAFPTLPEEWIRPDLADRWTTLRAVRRVVTTEIEAARRDGVVGSSLQAALDLPLSAEEAARFADIDWCELAIVSQASVTVEPGAASIYLAGTDGADNEAGGGVGIHGAPVISAAGGHKCARCWKVLDEVGTHAAHPELCLRCVEVVESRPDRGPVA from the coding sequence ATGACCGAGTCGAAGCCACAGGATCTCTATCGGGACACGGTATTCCTGCCGAAAACCAGCTTCCCCATGCGGGGCAGCCTGCCGAAGCGGGAGCCGGAGATTCTGGCGCACTGGGCCCGGACCGGCCTGGACGAGCGGCTGCACGCCCAGGCCGAAGGCCGCCCGTCCTTCATGCTGCATGACGGGCCGCCCTATGCGAACGGCAACCTGCATATCGGCCACGCGCTGAACAAGATCCTGAAGGACGTGATCAACCGCGCCCACCGCATGGCGGGCTTCGCGGTGCATTACCGCCCGGGCTGGGACTGCCACGGCCTGCCGATCGAATGGAAGATCGAGGAAGAATACCGCAAGACCGGGCGCGACAAGGATTCCGTGCCCGTCCTGCAGTTCCGCGCCGAATGCCGGGCCTATGCCCAGAAATGGCTGGACGTGCAGGCCGCCGAATTCCGCCGCCTGGGCGTCCAGGCGGAATGGGACCATCGCTACGCCACGATGGATTTTTCCTCGGAAGCCACGATCGTCGAGGAAATCGGCCGTTTCCTGCTGAACGGGCTGCTGTATCGCGGCCTGCGCCCGGTAATGTGGAGCCCGGTCGAGAAGACCGCCCTGGCCGAGGCCGAAATCGAATATCGCGACCATGAATCGACGACGATCCATGTCGCCTTTCCCTTTATCCACGATCCGACCCCGGGCCGCGCGCTGCAGGATGTCTCGGCCGTCATCTGGACGACCACGCCCTGGACCATCCCGGGCAACCGCGCCATCGCCTTCGGGCCGGAGATCACCTACGCGGTGCTGCGCGTCGACGGCGTGACCGACGAGGCCCCGCTGGAACCCGGCGCCCGCCTGCTGGTGGCCGAATCCCTGATCGCGCCGTTCTGCGCCGCCGCCGGGATCACCGAGCATTACGTGCTCTACACCCTGCCGGGCGAGGCCCTGGCCGACGCGGTCTGCGCCCATCCGCTGCGGGGCGAGGGCTATGATTTCGAGGTCCCGCTGCTGGGCGGCGACTTCGTCACCACCGATGCCGGCACCGGCCTGGTCCACATGGCCCCCGCCCATGGCGAGGACGATTTCGCCCTGACCGTCGCCAACGGGATCGAGGTCCCGGAAATCGTGCTGGATGACGGGCGCTATGCCGACTGGGTGCCGCTGTTCGCCGGCACGCATGTCTTCAAGGCCGCCGACCCGGTCTGTGCCGCGCTGTCGGCCGCGATGGAGCGCGCCAACCAGGACGGCACGGCGCCCGCCGGGCTGGTCGCGCGGTCCACGCTGGTCCATTCCTACCCGCATTCCTGGCGCTCGCGCGCCCCGGGATCTATCATTTTACGCCGGAGTGGCTCATACCAATGGATGGAGACGGGCACCTGCGCACCCTCGCGCTGTTTGGCGCTGGAGGGTGGAGGCCTTACACCCCGCGCAGGCCCAAAACCGACGACCTCGATGGGAGCGGGCCGGGCGGAGAACATCAGCCGCCAGCGCGCCTGGGGCGTGCCGATCGCGGTCTTCGTGGAAAAGCGTACCGGCGAGGTCCTGCGCGACCCGGCGGTGATGCAGCGCATCGTGGACGCCTTCCGCACCGAGGGCGCGGATGTCTGGTACAGCGCCCCCGCCGCCCGCTTCCTGGGCGAGGACCGCAACCCGGACGATTACGAACAGGTCTTCGACATCGTCGATGTCTGGTTCGAAAGCGGTTCGACCCACGCCTTCGTGCTGGGCCGCGACGGGCTGCCTTTCCCGGCGGACCTGTACCTGGAAGGATCGGACCAGCATCGCGGCTGGTTCCAGTCCTCGCTGCTGGAAAGCGTCGGCACGCGTGGGGTGGCGCCTTATCGCGCCCTGGTGACGAACGGCTTCGTGCTGGACGAGCAGGGGCGCAAGATGTCCAAGTCGCTGGGCAATGTCGTCGCCCCGCAGGACGTCAACGATTCACTGGGCGCCGACATCCTGCGCCTGTGGGTGATGAATTCCGACACCAACGACGATCTGCGGATCGGCGGCGAGATCCTGAAGCAGCAGGGCGAACTCTATCGCCGCCTGCGCAACACGCTGCGCTGGCTGCTGGGCGGGCTGGACGGCTTCACCGAGGCCGAACGCGTCCCCTACGAGCAGATGCCCGAACTGGAACAGTGGGTGCTGCACCGCCTGACCGAACTGGGCGGGCAGGTCGCCCACGCGGTGCGCAGCCACGAATGGGTCGGGCTTTATGGCGCGATCCACGGCTTCTGCGCGTCCGACCTGTCGGCGTTCTATTTCGACGTGCGCAAGGACGCGATCTATTGCGACGGTGCCGGCAGCCTGCGCCGCCGCGCCGCGCGCACGGTGCTGGACCATCTGCATCGCTGCCTGTGCGCCTGGATGGCCCCGGTGCTGGTCTTCACGGCGGAAGAAGCCTGGACCGCCCGCTTCGGCGAGGCCGACAGCGTGCATCTGCAGGCCTTCCCGACCCTGCCCGAGGAATGGATCCGCCCCGACCTGGCCGACCGCTGGACCACGCTGCGCGCGGTGCGCCGCGTGGTGACGACGGAAATCGAGGCCGCGCGCCGCGACGGTGTCGTCGGATCGTCCCTCCAGGCCGCGCTGGACCTGCCCCTGTCGGCGGAAGAGGCCGCGCGCTTCGCCGATATCGACTGGTGCGAACTGGCCATCGTGTCCCAGGCCTCGGTGACGGTGGAACCGGGCGCCGCGTCGATCTACCTGGCCGGCACCGACGGCGCGGACAACGAGGCGGGCGGGGGCGTGGGCATCCATGGCGCGCCGGTCATCTCGGCCGCCGGCGGCCATAAATGCGCCCGCTGCTGGAAGGTGCTGGACGAGGTCGGGACCCATGCGGCCCACCCCGAACTGTGCCTGCGCTGCGTCGAGGTCGTCGAATCCCGGCCCGACCGCGGGCCGGTCGCATGA
- the lspA gene encoding signal peptidase II, which translates to MSEAVLPAIPRPVRLCRTLGAALFIAVLLLDQVSKYWILHGFDLPDRGSVPLLPGLNFTMVWNRAITFGMLGGMAGIGRVVFSVVSLLIVLLLGVWVTRTTRPWVAGALGAIMGGAVGNVIDRMHYGAVVDFIHAHAYGWSWPVFNLADAAIDCGVAVLLFDSLTDRRSRAPGA; encoded by the coding sequence ATGAGCGAGGCCGTCCTGCCCGCCATCCCGCGCCCGGTCCGGCTGTGCCGTACCTTGGGCGCCGCCCTGTTCATCGCGGTGCTGCTGCTGGATCAGGTCAGCAAATACTGGATCCTGCACGGGTTCGACCTGCCGGACCGGGGTTCGGTGCCGCTGCTGCCGGGCCTGAACTTCACCATGGTCTGGAACCGCGCCATCACCTTTGGAATGCTGGGCGGCATGGCCGGAATCGGCCGCGTGGTGTTTTCGGTCGTCTCGCTGCTGATCGTGCTGCTGCTGGGGGTGTGGGTGACGCGCACCACCCGCCCCTGGGTGGCCGGCGCGCTGGGCGCGATCATGGGCGGCGCGGTGGGCAACGTCATCGACCGGATGCACTATGGCGCGGTCGTCGATTTCATCCATGCCCATGCCTATGGCTGGTCCTGGCCGGTCTTCAACCTGGCCGACGCGGCCATCGATTGCGGCGTCGCGGTCCTGCTGTTCGACAGCCTGACCGACCGGCGTTCCCGCGCGCCCGGGGCCTGA
- a CDS encoding DUF3035 domain-containing protein, which translates to MAPMLSRLVPFTLLLSGGLLLSGCTGADVNRAFGLERDLPDEYTVTTRAPLSMPPTQELAPPHSDAARPQDESPRLQALETLSPNVALQSADGAPSSGQAALVDEADDASTASDKGELGKAGQGFIDQLMFWNGGGAGNVVDGQAENRRLRRNAALGNSPTQGATPTVQGKS; encoded by the coding sequence ATGGCGCCCATGCTCTCCCGTCTCGTTCCGTTCACGCTCCTGCTGTCGGGCGGACTCCTCCTTTCCGGCTGCACGGGGGCGGACGTCAACCGGGCCTTCGGCCTGGAACGCGACCTGCCGGACGAATATACGGTGACGACGCGCGCGCCGCTGTCCATGCCGCCGACCCAGGAACTGGCGCCCCCGCACAGCGACGCCGCGCGCCCGCAGGACGAAAGCCCGCGGCTGCAGGCGCTGGAAACCCTGTCGCCCAACGTCGCGCTGCAAAGCGCCGACGGCGCCCCCAGCTCGGGCCAGGCCGCCCTGGTGGACGAGGCCGACGACGCCTCCACCGCATCCGACAAGGGCGAACTGGGCAAGGCCGGGCAGGGCTTCATCGACCAGCTGATGTTCTGGAACGGCGGCGGGGCGGGCAACGTGGTGGACGGCCAGGCCGAAAACCGTCGCCTGCGCCGGAATGCTGCTCTGGGCAACAGCCCGACGCAGGGCGCGACCCCCACGGTCCAGGGCAAGTCCTGA